The following coding sequences lie in one Lolium perenne isolate Kyuss_39 chromosome 2, Kyuss_2.0, whole genome shotgun sequence genomic window:
- the LOC127331879 gene encoding uncharacterized GPI-anchored protein At3g06035 codes for MDPRVSLFCFLAIASSLLHCARSDGSDDKLLKGINSYRSTLKVPALTENNNADCLAEQLAKQFKSHECTNTTGANTVPGTEPEFPDYPKYLEHCHLNASVIQDGQVMPACVPGLVADVVLTNYTKSQYNQYLNDTKYSGVGIANEGDWVVVVLSTSTGPGDFSPAPPGSNWAPSVQPFSQLIVLLVGFVILLMK; via the exons atggATCCCAGGGTCTCCCTCTTCTGCTTCCTCGCCATCGCTTCCTCCCTCCTGCATTGCGCCAGATCTGACG GAAGCGACGACAAGCTTCTCAAGGGCATCAACAGCTACAGAAGTACTCTCAAGGTCCCAGCGCTCACCGAGAACAACAATGCCGACTGTCTGGCTGAGCAGCTAGCCAAGCAGTTCAAGAGCCACGAGTGCACCAACACGACCGGAGCCAACACCGTCCCTGGCACAGAGCCAGAGTTCCCGGACTACCCCAAGTACCTTGAACATTGCCATCTCAACGCGTCGGTGATCCAAGACGGACAGGTGATGCCGGCCTGCGTGCCTGGCCTCGTAGCCGACGTGGTGCTCACCAACTACACCAAGTCCCAGTACAACCAGTACCTGAACGACACCAAGTACTCTGGCGTCGGGATCGCCAACGAAGGAGACTGGGTGGTTGTCGTCCTCAGCACCAGCACGGGACCCGGTGACTTCTCACCTGCTCCCCCAGGTTCCAACTGGGCTCCATCGGTCCAGCCGTTCAGCCAGCTGATTGTTTTGCTTGTAGGATTTGTAATTTTGCTGATGAAGTGA